The region CAGCTCTATTTTTGAGGCCAAAAAAGTGATTTTCCCATCTTGTAATTCCAGAATTAACCCTGGTAAGTCTCCAAATTCTTTGGGACCGTTATCAATCGGAATAGCCGGACAATACCAAGCTACAACCAAATAAGTTCGGTCGGTTTTCTTTAATTTTAATTGTTTTTCTTGTGTAGCTTTAAAACAAGTATACCCATTAATTATCTTTTGTTCATTAATTAAATTCCATTTTGAAAGAGGTTCAAGTTGGACATAAAAAATTTCATTAGAAAAATTAACCTTTTTAATTATTTTATTACTCTCTTTATCCTTAAAATACTCGTTGTTTCCCGCAAAAGCTCTAGCCAATCTCGCTGCTTTTTCATTGAAATCCAACATTGAGGTCAAATAAAAATTAGATTTTCCTTCGTTTACAACTAACTCATAATTCAATCTTGATAATGCTTCATCTACTCCTACAAAAGAGCTGGCTACCTTACTCTTGACTACCTCCTGATTTTTCTCTAAAGACCCACCCGTCGGTATCACTGCATAACTAATCCTAGCCTTATTTTGAGAAAATATAGACAAACAATTTAAAAGTAAAACAAAATAAAAATACTTCATAAATAAAAAAATTAACCCGTTAAAAACGGGTTATTAAACTAATTTAATCCTTTACAATCTTTATAGGCAGCAAATGCTTCGCTTGCTGCTTCTTCCTCCAGTCCAAGATCTACAAATTCTTTATAAGTTTCGTGATAAACATCTGTGCAATTATCTTCAATAAAATCAATCACAACTTCTTCTTTTACTTCAACAGTGTTTGCCATCGTAACTCCGCTAAACGCCACCACTGTCAGGGCGGTAAATAATAATTTTTTCATAATTAATAATGGTTTAAATCTATAAATAGTTTTTTGGTTAACCATTATAAATGTATTAGATAAAGTTAATACTAAAAAAACTTAAACAGGAGTTTTAACAAAATAGGCAGTTTTACTGCATACTATGTTAAAATTTAGTAAAAACAAAAAACTGATTCTTCTGCCTTAATCTTTTTTTGGAAAATCAGTTAGTATCTATCTTGTATACTATTTACTTAGAACTAGATAATTTATTTTTTGTTTCTGTCAATTCTACTATCCAACTCTTTTTCTGAACTAGTTTTGTAATCCTTGACCGCATCTATTATCGGGCGTTTTTCGAGAATTTCTTTCATTTTGCGTTCGTTACCTTTGGCAAAATTTTTCACATCAAATACCAGTGTGTCTTTCTTGATGATAATAGTTAGGTGGCAAGGAACTTTTTTTTGCGGATGAGGAACGCCGTGGCGGGGTTGCAGCAGAGCCCGCCGCCACAGACCGTGAACGAATCGTAGCCCCAAAATTGTAGGGGTAATGAAATCGGTTATTTCAGGGGCGCATTGGAGAGCAGGGATGTGAGCGTGAAACGGCAGCGAACTATCAATTAGCGGGAGCAGGGATAACCGCTGACAAAGGCACAGCGGATCGGGAGCGAACATTATCGATTTGTTTCTGCTCTCGCGTTCCTTATTCAAGGGCAAAACGCCCTTCGACTGCGCTCAGGGTGATAAAAAGTGTAATGATATCGAGTAGTTCTTAAAGAATGAAGAGGGAAGCGAAACGGAATGAAGCGGTATTGCGGATGCAGTAGCCCCGACGAACGCAGTGAGTGAGCGTGTGAAGATGAGGAACGAAACAGTGCAAAAAACAGCTGCTTATTTGCAAGCTGCTGTTTTTGTAGTGCTGTGAAGTGTCTGTGGAACGGAGGGAAACCTAGCTATCGAATTGAAAAACAGATTGCCTATTTACCGAAAAAGTTCTTATGAAAATGTAAGATTGACCAACTGGAACAGCCGAACGGAACAAAGGGAACGACCGGAGAGAGATCGCCTGATTGCCCGTGATTTTTAAAACGAATATATACCTTTGATAGAGAAAAGATAACGTTTAATATTATCTCATTTAAATTCACAAAAAAAATGCTGTAGTTCAGGTATTTCTAGCAACTGGATTTATCGTATTTGGTATTTTGTAATATTGTTTATGAATATAAATACCTATCCGATATAAATAAGGAATAATATTACAAAACGAAAATATAAAGAAGAAATGGATTATATATAAAACGAAAACAACCTTTAACAAAAAAGGTAGTTATTAGGTAAAGTATGTTAAAATTGTAGAAATAATATTAAATAAATCCCTGCTTAATGGCTTCTTTTACCAGACCGGTGTCGTCAGTAACATCAAAGGCTTTTTTCATACGAACAATGCGCTTTTGGATAGCGCTGGTTGTGAGGCAGATGATTCCCTCCAATTCTTTTATTTTGAATCCTTTGGATAGATACAACAGAATTTGACGATTGTGATCTTCAATCATTAATTCCTTCTTCCATATTTCATTGACACAGTTCTTTACCATAGGACTTTGGTATTGATTGCCGTCCAATACCTCCATTACGGCTTGCTGCAATTTATCAGGAGTAATATCGTTTTTTATGATAAGTCCTTCCGGCCTTATTTTCTTGGCAATATCATAAACAATGATAACTTCAGTATGGGCAGTAATCATTATAATTTTACAATCAGGCATTTTATCTCTGATCAAAACAGCAAGGTCACTGCCTGACAAAATAGATTTTTGCTCATATGCAGGTAAGCTTTTGTCAATGATTGCAATATCAAAGTTTGCCCTTTTTGAGACCGCTCGCTCAAGCTCAAAATAGGCCTCTTTAGAATTATAAGCTTTAGTAAAAATGGGGTGATACCTAGCAAAAGGCTCTCCAAGTAGAGCATTCTTATAGCCTTCCACAGTCATGGGATGATCATCTACCAAAAATACATTCATTAATCAGATATATAACTTTAACAAAATAGGCAGTTTTTCTGCAACAAAAAAAATGCGCTCTTCTCTAGCTTGCGCCCTACTTAATTTTGTACAACAGCATGCGTTTTCCCTTTCTTATAATAGACGATAGCAATACAGTTACAAAGGAAATTTTGGACTTCTTCGAAAATTTTCCTAATTATTTTTGTGCCGGCGTTGTCAAAGATACACAAACGGCAATAAATCAAATTATAAAAATAAAACCACTGCTTGTATTTGTACGAATTCCAGTAAAATCTGATGAAGCTGCTCTATTTTTTAAAACCATATCCGAATTATTTCAATATATGGAGACCATGCCTTATTTCATTGCGTTGTCCTCATCCCCAGACTACGCTCTTGATGCAATACAATCAGGCTTCTCTGATTACATAATACTGCCTTTGCAACTGCATCAGCTAGGAAAAAGTCTTTTTAAGTTTGAAAAAAGAAATCCACCCAGCATTACCACAAGTATATGTATCAAATCCTATAGTGATTATCAGTTTGTATCCTTGCAAGATGTTACTTATTTAAAAGCGGACAACAATACCACTGACATTCAGATGGAAAACGGCAAAACCGTTAATGCTTATAAAACTTTAAAGCATTTCGAAAATACACTTCCTTTTTTTTTTTTGAGAATTCATAAAAGCTATATCGTCAATATTAATCATGTTTCACGCATACATTTTAGTAAATTAAAATGTTACCTCAATTATAATGAAATCCTGCCATTTTCTCTGACTTACAAGGACAATATTGATGCTATCATTAGAAAAATTAATATGTAGCCCTCTTTAAGGAATCTTTCTTCCGGTATTTTTTCAATGATTGCTTCAAGTTTATTATTTCAAACAGCTGCTTTCACCGCTTCGATTCCCCTTTATACTAGTGTAGTCTACAGACTCACTATAACAGCCCGGAATTTAAAAAACTAATGCGTTTTTACCCTTTAATTTGCCCCTGTTATAAAGTAACAGAAGCTTCAAATCAGCTATTGAGAATGGGGAAAATCTACCCTTAAAGTAGTGTCATTCTCAATCGCTCAGAACGGTCAATTCCCGGCTTTTCTTAAAAAAAGGTACTCCATTCAGGATCGTACCGTGATAAATTATTTTTTAATTTTTAAAACATTTTTTAATGAAAAAGCTAGTATTTGCTATCGGCTGTATCGCTGCCGTGGCTTCAATGACATCTTGTACCACTGACAATATTGAAGAGCCAAAAAGGATGACTACCAAAAATAATTACGAAGACTTCTCGGCTGAAATTATAGATACGCTCAATATTATAAATTCTGCCCTACCGGATA is a window of Flavobacterium acetivorans DNA encoding:
- a CDS encoding GLPGLI family protein, with product MKYFYFVLLLNCLSIFSQNKARISYAVIPTGGSLEKNQEVVKSKVASSFVGVDEALSRLNYELVVNEGKSNFYLTSMLDFNEKAARLARAFAGNNEYFKDKESNKIIKKVNFSNEIFYVQLEPLSKWNLINEQKIINGYTCFKATQEKQLKLKKTDRTYLVVAWYCPAIPIDNGPKEFGDLPGLILELQDGKITFLASKIELDSKLKLSIKDVNHKLILEDEFYKIVEKTVESTSSSMK
- a CDS encoding response regulator; translated protein: MNVFLVDDHPMTVEGYKNALLGEPFARYHPIFTKAYNSKEAYFELERAVSKRANFDIAIIDKSLPAYEQKSILSGSDLAVLIRDKMPDCKIIMITAHTEVIIVYDIAKKIRPEGLIIKNDITPDKLQQAVMEVLDGNQYQSPMVKNCVNEIWKKELMIEDHNRQILLYLSKGFKIKELEGIICLTTSAIQKRIVRMKKAFDVTDDTGLVKEAIKQGFI
- a CDS encoding LytR/AlgR family response regulator transcription factor — its product is MRFPFLIIDDSNTVTKEILDFFENFPNYFCAGVVKDTQTAINQIIKIKPLLVFVRIPVKSDEAALFFKTISELFQYMETMPYFIALSSSPDYALDAIQSGFSDYIILPLQLHQLGKSLFKFEKRNPPSITTSICIKSYSDYQFVSLQDVTYLKADNNTTDIQMENGKTVNAYKTLKHFENTLPFFFLRIHKSYIVNINHVSRIHFSKLKCYLNYNEILPFSLTYKDNIDAIIRKINM